Sequence from the Pirellulales bacterium genome:
TGAGCGGCCGCAGCGGGCGTCGGGCGCGGCGGACGGCGCGGTCGCCGGGATCGCCCGTCGCCGCGCGGTTCACCCGCTTGCTCGGTCTGCTGACCTGATTGGCTTGCGGGATGCTTGCCCGCCACTGGGTCGCCGCGCCGGCTGCCGGGAGCGATCATGGTGAGCGAAACGCGCCGCCGGCCCTTATCGATCTCCAGGACCCAGACCTTGACGATATCGCCTACCGCCACGACCTCGTGCGGATCGCGCACGAAGCGGCTAGCCATTTGGCTGACGTGCACCAGGCCGCTATCGTGCAGCCCGATATCCACGAAAGCCCCGAAATCGACGACGTTCAGCACGGCGCCGAAGAGTTCCATGCCGGTGGTCAGATCTTCGAGCTTGAGAATGCCGCGCTTGAAAATCGGCGCGGGCAAGTCCTCTCGCGGATCGCGGCCGGGGCGCGTCAATTGGGCAACGATGTCTTTGAGCAACAGCGGGCCGACGCTCAACTCCGCCGCCAGAGAGTCGAGATTGAGGGCGGCGGCCTTCTGGGCCAATTCGGCGATCGCCTCTCTCTTGGTCAATTCGGCGGGTGAACAGCCCAATTTTTCGAGCACGCGGCGGGCAGCCTCGTAACTTTCCGGATGGATCCAGGTGCCATCGAGCGGATCTTCGCTATCGCCGATTCTCAAAAACCCTGCCGCCTGCACGAATGTCGCCTCGCCGAAGCCGGCAATCTCCTTGAGCTGCTCGCGGCGCTTGAAGGGCCCGTTGGCCGTGCGATGATCGTAAACGCGGCGAGCCGTCAATTGATTCAGCCCCGAGACGTATCTCAACAGGGCGGGACTGGCCGTATTCAAATCGACGCCAACGTAGTTGACGCACGATTCGACCACCGCATCGAGCGAGGTCCGCAAGTGCTTCGCCTTCACATCGTGCTGATACAGGCCAACACCGATGTTCGCCGGGTCGATCTTGACCAACTCGCTCAGCGGGTCCTGCATGCGGCGGCCGATCGAGATCGCGCCGCGGAGCGTCGCGTCGTAATTGGGAAACTCTTCGCGGCCGATGGGGCTGGTCGAATAGACGCTCGCCCCCGCCTCGTTGACGATCACATACGCCACGCCGCTGTCTTTCAATTCATCGGCCACCAGCTCGGCGATCACCTGCTCGGTCTCGCGGCAGGCCGTGCCATTGCCCAGCGCCGCGGCGGAGACGTTGTGCGTCTTGATCAGCTCGACCAACTTTGCGCGGGCCTCGGCTTTCTTCTCCGCCTTGCCGATCAGATGGACGACGCTGTGGTCCACCAGATTGCCGAATTCGTCTAGCACGGCCAGCTTGCAGCCGCTTTTGAAGCCCGGATCAACCGCCAGCACGCGCCGCCCGCGAACCGGCGGCTGAAGCAGCAGGTTGCGCAGGTTCTTGGCGAACACGCCGACCGCGTGCGTCTCCGCGCTCTCGGTCATCTCGCGGCGAATCTCGCGCTCGAGACTTGGCAGCACTAGCCGCGCGAGCGCGTCGCGGGCGCAACCTCGCAAAAAATCAGCATGGGGATGCTCGGCTGGCACGAGCAGCTCGTCGGCCGTGCGCTGGAGTTCCTCCGCGTCGGCGTCGATTCGCACGCGGAGCATCTTCGCCTTCTCGCCGCGATTGATGGCCAAAATGCGGTGAGGGGGAATCTTCGAGAGCTGCTCTTGATATTCGAAATAGTCGCGGAATTCCTTCCCCTGCTTGTCGGCAATTTCGGTCTTGGCGCTGAGGAGCTTTCCGCTGCGCTTGAGAATCCGCCGCAGCCGCTCGCGGAGTTCGGCCCGTTCGCTGAAATCCTCGGCCAAAATATGCCCGACGCCGAGCAGCGCGTCGGCGGCCGTGGCGACTTGATGATCCGGGTCGATGAAATCTTTGGCCCGATGGTCTAGATCGGCCGCGGCGAGAGAACCGCTCAGGATTTCGTGGGCGAGCGGCTCGAGCTTTCGCTCGCGCGCCACAGTGGCCAGCGATTGCTTCTTGGGCTTGAAAGGAAGATAGAGGTCCTCGAGCCGCTTCGTGCTGTTGGCCGCTGCAATTGCCGCGGCCAATTCAGGAGTCAGCTTGCCTTGCCCTTCGATCGAGCGGAGGATCGTCTGCTTGCGCTCGGCCAACAGCCGC
This genomic interval carries:
- a CDS encoding Tex-like N-terminal domain-containing protein — encoded protein: MGYTTTIDLASVAHALTLPLERVEHVVRLLDAGNTVPFITRYRKDQTGGLDEEQIRQIEARVGRLRLLAERKQTILRSIEGQGKLTPELAAAIAAANSTKRLEDLYLPFKPKKQSLATVARERKLEPLAHEILSGSLAAADLDHRAKDFIDPDHQVATAADALLGVGHILAEDFSERAELRERLRRILKRSGKLLSAKTEIADKQGKEFRDYFEYQEQLSKIPPHRILAINRGEKAKMLRVRIDADAEELQRTADELLVPAEHPHADFLRGCARDALARLVLPSLEREIRREMTESAETHAVGVFAKNLRNLLLQPPVRGRRVLAVDPGFKSGCKLAVLDEFGNLVDHSVVHLIGKAEKKAEARAKLVELIKTHNVSAAALGNGTACRETEQVIAELVADELKDSGVAYVIVNEAGASVYSTSPIGREEFPNYDATLRGAISIGRRMQDPLSELVKIDPANIGVGLYQHDVKAKHLRTSLDAVVESCVNYVGVDLNTASPALLRYVSGLNQLTARRVYDHRTANGPFKRREQLKEIAGFGEATFVQAAGFLRIGDSEDPLDGTWIHPESYEAARRVLEKLGCSPAELTKREAIAELAQKAAALNLDSLAAELSVGPLLLKDIVAQLTRPGRDPREDLPAPIFKRGILKLEDLTTGMELFGAVLNVVDFGAFVDIGLHDSGLVHVSQMASRFVRDPHEVVAVGDIVKVWVLEIDKGRRRVSLTMIAPGSRRGDPVAGKHPASQSGQQTEQAGEPRGDGRSRRPRRPPRPTPAAAAHDAAPAGAENAPSDPAAIASGGQSAAPRQPPQRPRFQRPGGPRTQHGAAQAKPHYRPKPKPAPLIPITDAMKKGKEPLRTFGDLKQFLEIKPDEPEIDQETGPPSGDELAASEQ